A genome region from Arachis duranensis cultivar V14167 chromosome 8, aradu.V14167.gnm2.J7QH, whole genome shotgun sequence includes the following:
- the LOC107460607 gene encoding magnesium dechelatase SGRL, chloroplastic, translating to MACNCVYNNNVLSFSQTTPRTMFTTTNTIPTIISKPFSSNRCSRPFILSSITNSTPSYNTLVSEAVRLLVPPARFEASKLKVVLLEDQINKYASFIPRTYILSHCDFTANLTLTVSNVINLEQLRGWYEKDDVVAEWKKVKNEMCLHVHCFVSGPNPFLDLAAEFRYHIFSKEMPLVLKAIQYGDSALFDEHPELLDSIVRVYFHSSSKKYNRMECWGPLKDAIEVINLRKCRNDLCFILLHFSFKCTISLHKFSTISI from the exons ATGGCATGTAACTGTGTTTACAACAACAATGTCCTCTCATTCTCACAAACCACACCAAGAACAATGTtcaccaccaccaacaccatTCCTACAATCATCTCAAAGCCATTTTCTTCCAATAGATGCAGCAGACCCTTTATCTTGTCTTCTATAACAAATTCTACTCCATCCTACAACACCCTTGTTTCTGAG gCTGTTAGACTCTTGGTTCCTCCGGCAAGATTTGAAGCTTCAAAACTTAAGGTAGTTTTATTGGAGGATCAGATAAACAAATATGCAAGTTTTATTCCGAGAACCTACATTCTATCGCATTGCGACTTCACAGCTAATCTGACTTTAACAGTCTCCAATGTGATCAATCTTGAGCAG TTGAGAGGGTGGTATGAGAAGGATGATGTTGTAGCTGAATGGAAGAAAGTGAAAAATGAGATGTGCTTACATGTTCATTGCTTTGTCAGTGGTCCCAATCCCTTCCTGGATTTGGCTGCAGAATTCAGATATCACATATTCTCCAAGGAAATGCCTTTG GTACTCAAAGCAATTCAGTATGGAGATTCTGCGCTTTTCGATGAACATCCTGAATTGCTGGACTCTATAGTTCGCGTGTATTTTCATTCTAGCTCCAAAAAATACAACAGAATGGAATGTTGGGGACCTCTAAAGGATGCTATAGAGGTAATAAACTTAAGAAAATGCAGAAATGATCTATGCTTTATACTTTTACATTTTTCCTTTAAATGCACAATTTCATTACACAAATTTAGCACCATAAGTATTTGA